A single window of Candidatus Rokuibacteriota bacterium DNA harbors:
- a CDS encoding CoA transferase produces MAEATGPLAPYRVLDLTDQWGSLCGKILADLGADVVKVEPPEGSPARRVGPFAEGVTDPEGSLHWWAYAANCRSLVLDLTGADGRARLLDLVRGADFLLESFPAGHLDRLDLGWATLHRENSSLVLTSITPFGQDGPYRDFLASDLVVQAMGGMMHQLGDRDRAPVRLGGSQATRQAAGQAAVGTLVAHFWRERTGEGLWVETSAQVAMMWTMMSETGFPVLHGVQPFRDGAATRYAGLRRRMIFRCRDGFVVLIAAGGAVGAGMMEALTAWMAEEGMAPEFMRGRDWKSWDASYLLAAGERGQAEIDLVTEAVTAFVARKAKAELYGEAVARGILLAPVAQTADLLDNPQLAARGFFRRLFEPRLGREVVHPGPSACFSATPIRLRGAAPRLGEHTREVLEEWKSERPQTGVRQDRGVPFEGVRVVDFSWLAATPITGRVLAEFGADVIRVESSLRIDPGRTLPPWPDGKYGPDRSQLFANYNAGKLSVALNLSHPQARELARQLIVRADVVIESFTPGTMARWGLDYEALRVTRPDLIYLSSCQQGQTGPHSRYAGYGSLSAALAGFNAVTGWPDRDPPTIYGAYTDFVAPHFASAALLAALDHRQRTGQGQHIDLAQLEAALHFLAPEILDYTVNGRIAGRRGNADDQAAPHNAYPCAGDDRWCAIACQTEAQWQALRRVLGEPDWCRRPEFATLASRQHHAAELDRLIGDWTARQEPGALMDRLQRAGVPAGVIQSCADLHQDPQLTAREAFVWLEHPEVGRSPYEAWAFRFVGKPGALRRAPCLGEHTEEVLTGLLGMPAAEVERLKAEGALR; encoded by the coding sequence ATGGCTGAGGCCACGGGCCCGCTGGCGCCGTACCGCGTCCTCGACCTCACGGACCAGTGGGGCTCGCTCTGCGGCAAGATCCTCGCTGATCTGGGGGCCGATGTCGTCAAGGTCGAGCCCCCCGAGGGGAGCCCGGCGCGCCGTGTCGGGCCCTTCGCCGAGGGCGTCACGGACCCGGAGGGAAGCCTCCACTGGTGGGCCTACGCCGCCAACTGCCGGAGTCTCGTCCTCGACCTGACCGGCGCCGACGGCCGGGCGCGGCTCCTCGACCTCGTTCGCGGCGCCGACTTTCTCCTCGAGTCGTTCCCGGCGGGCCATCTCGATCGCCTTGACCTGGGCTGGGCAACGCTTCACCGCGAGAACTCCAGCCTGGTCCTCACGTCCATCACGCCCTTCGGGCAGGACGGGCCCTACCGCGACTTCCTGGCGTCGGACCTGGTCGTCCAGGCCATGGGCGGGATGATGCACCAGCTCGGTGACCGCGATCGCGCGCCGGTGAGGCTCGGCGGATCACAGGCCACACGCCAGGCGGCGGGCCAGGCTGCGGTCGGGACGCTGGTCGCCCACTTCTGGCGCGAGCGGACGGGAGAGGGGCTCTGGGTCGAGACCTCGGCCCAGGTCGCGATGATGTGGACCATGATGAGCGAGACCGGATTCCCGGTCCTCCACGGCGTCCAGCCGTTCAGGGACGGGGCGGCCACGCGCTACGCCGGTCTCCGCCGCCGGATGATCTTTCGCTGCCGCGACGGGTTCGTGGTCCTGATCGCGGCGGGGGGCGCGGTGGGCGCGGGGATGATGGAGGCCTTGACCGCCTGGATGGCGGAAGAGGGCATGGCGCCAGAGTTCATGCGCGGGCGCGATTGGAAGAGCTGGGACGCGAGCTACCTCCTGGCGGCCGGGGAGCGAGGCCAGGCCGAGATCGACCTGGTGACCGAGGCCGTGACGGCCTTCGTCGCGCGGAAGGCGAAGGCGGAGCTGTACGGAGAGGCCGTTGCGCGCGGGATCCTTCTGGCGCCGGTGGCCCAGACGGCTGACCTGCTGGACAATCCCCAGCTCGCTGCCCGTGGGTTCTTCCGCCGCCTGTTTGAGCCGCGCCTGGGTCGCGAGGTCGTCCATCCCGGGCCGTCCGCGTGCTTCTCGGCGACGCCGATCCGCCTCCGCGGCGCGGCGCCGCGCCTCGGCGAGCACACCCGCGAGGTTCTCGAGGAATGGAAGAGTGAGCGGCCGCAGACCGGCGTCCGCCAGGATCGCGGGGTGCCGTTCGAGGGTGTCCGCGTCGTTGACTTCTCCTGGCTCGCCGCGACTCCGATCACCGGTCGGGTGCTGGCGGAGTTCGGCGCCGACGTGATCCGCGTCGAGTCCTCACTCCGGATCGATCCGGGCCGGACGCTCCCGCCGTGGCCCGACGGGAAGTACGGCCCGGATCGGAGCCAGCTCTTCGCCAACTACAACGCGGGCAAGCTCTCGGTGGCGCTCAACCTAAGCCACCCGCAAGCCCGCGAGCTGGCCCGCCAGCTCATCGTGCGCGCCGACGTCGTCATCGAGTCCTTCACCCCCGGCACCATGGCGCGGTGGGGCCTCGACTACGAGGCGCTGAGGGTGACGAGGCCCGACCTCATCTACCTCTCCTCGTGCCAGCAGGGGCAGACCGGACCGCACTCCCGCTATGCCGGCTACGGCTCGCTCTCGGCTGCGCTCGCTGGCTTCAACGCCGTGACGGGCTGGCCCGACCGCGATCCCCCGACGATCTACGGCGCCTACACCGACTTCGTGGCCCCCCACTTCGCCTCTGCCGCGCTCCTCGCCGCGCTCGACCACCGGCAGCGGACCGGGCAGGGCCAGCACATCGACCTCGCCCAGCTCGAGGCGGCGCTCCACTTCCTGGCCCCCGAGATCCTCGACTACACCGTGAACGGTCGTATCGCCGGCCGCCGGGGGAACGCTGACGATCAGGCTGCGCCCCACAACGCCTATCCGTGCGCCGGCGACGACCGCTGGTGCGCGATCGCGTGCCAGACCGAGGCCCAGTGGCAGGCGCTCCGCCGCGTCCTGGGCGAGCCCGACTGGTGCCGTCGCCCCGAGTTCGCCACGCTCGCATCGCGCCAGCACCATGCGGCGGAGCTGGATCGGCTGATCGGTGACTGGACGGCCAGGCAGGAACCCGGCGCTCTGATGGATCGACTCCAGCGCGCGGGAGTGCCCGCAGGCGTGATCCAGTCCTGCGCCGACCTCCATCAGGACCCTCAGCTCACAGCGCGCGAGGCGTTCGTCTGGCTCGAGCATCCGGAGGTGGGGCGCTCGCCGTACGAGGCCTGGGCGTTCCGCTTCGTGGGCAAGCCCGGAGCCCTTCGCCGGGCCCCGTGCCTCGGCGAGCATACGGAGGAGGTGCTCACCGGGCTCCTCGGCATGCCCGCCGCGGAGGTCGAACGCTTGAAGGCGGAGGGAGCCCTCCGGTAG
- a CDS encoding SDR family oxidoreductase, protein MRLDGRVAIVTGASRGLGRIMALALAEAGADVALAARSKPDLEETARQVEGLGRRALVVPTDVALLSAVEALVGQTVQSLGRLDIMINNSGVAHVAPLAAMDPAEWQRIIETNLTGVFNGCRAAAPHLIAQKSGKVINVASVLAQVGLPGYTAYAASKGGVISLTKALAVEWARYDIQVNALAPGWFVTPMNEGAFANPQTRERLLRDVPMRRTGRLEEIGPLTVYLASPASDYMTGQTIVLDGGHSAA, encoded by the coding sequence CTGAGACTTGACGGGCGAGTTGCCATCGTGACCGGGGCGAGCCGCGGCCTCGGTCGCATCATGGCGCTGGCGCTCGCGGAGGCGGGCGCCGACGTGGCGCTGGCGGCGCGCTCCAAGCCCGACCTGGAGGAGACCGCGCGTCAGGTTGAAGGGCTCGGACGGCGGGCCCTCGTGGTCCCGACCGACGTCGCGCTCCTAAGCGCCGTGGAAGCGCTGGTCGGCCAGACCGTCCAGAGCCTCGGACGCCTCGACATCATGATCAACAACTCGGGCGTGGCCCACGTGGCGCCGCTGGCCGCCATGGACCCCGCCGAGTGGCAGCGGATCATCGAGACCAACCTGACGGGAGTCTTCAACGGCTGCCGTGCCGCGGCCCCCCACCTCATCGCTCAGAAGTCGGGGAAGGTGATCAACGTCGCCTCCGTCCTCGCCCAGGTGGGCCTCCCCGGCTACACGGCCTACGCCGCGTCGAAAGGCGGCGTCATCTCACTGACGAAGGCGCTGGCCGTCGAGTGGGCCCGCTACGACATCCAGGTCAACGCGTTGGCGCCGGGCTGGTTCGTCACCCCGATGAACGAGGGCGCCTTCGCGAACCCGCAGACCCGGGAGCGGCTCCTGCGCGATGTCCCGATGCGCCGGACGGGCCGGCTTGAGGAGATCGGCCCGCTCACGGTCTATCTCGCCTCCCCGGCCTCCGACTACATGACGGGCCAGACGATCGTCCTCGACGGCGGGCACTCCGCCGCGTGA
- a CDS encoding long-chain fatty acid--CoA ligase, whose protein sequence is MADDTLARMFWSRVEKRRDRPAQMFKRDGQWQTLTWTQLGEAVRELALGLLALGRAKGEAVALLSTSRAEWVQADLAILSAGCVTVPIYPTYTPEQIAYIVNDSEARTLIVEDPAQLAKALEVRGKMDRLDQIVVIQGYEGQEPSVLPWEKLRQLGRENAERLKGFLADRVASTRSEDTATIVYTSGTTGPPKGVVQTHGNHMAMMRAIAETGTITAEDMDLLFLPLAHSYARCEEYFTIYHGCTTAFAENLDKVGENLREVRPTFLCSVPRVFEKVYAKILAGVEAGSPVKKKIFYSALGVGRQVSQLRQAGKPIPGGLAFKHRIAHKLVFHKLHVALGGRLRFAVSGGAPLSKEIAEFFHAAGILILEGYGLTETCPSISVNRPERYKFGSVGIPYPGVELKIAADGEILVRGPNIAKGYFKKPDATAEVFEPDGWFHTGDIGEIDADGFLKITDRKKDLIVTAGGINIAPQNIENLLKGDPFVSQAMVYGDRRPYPVALITVNPEEVAKFAKEQGILVTDYAQLTRHPKVIERVGRTVEEKNAELQSYAKIKKFAVLPLDFSQDGGELTPTLKVKRKVVADKYRDVLDSLYR, encoded by the coding sequence ATGGCTGACGACACCCTGGCACGCATGTTCTGGAGCCGCGTCGAAAAGAGGCGGGACCGGCCCGCCCAGATGTTCAAGCGGGACGGCCAGTGGCAGACGCTGACCTGGACCCAGCTCGGCGAGGCCGTCCGAGAGCTCGCGCTGGGTCTCCTCGCGCTCGGGCGAGCGAAGGGCGAGGCCGTCGCGCTCCTCTCGACCAGCCGGGCCGAATGGGTGCAGGCTGATCTGGCCATCTTGTCCGCGGGCTGCGTCACGGTGCCCATCTACCCCACCTACACGCCGGAGCAGATCGCCTACATCGTGAACGACTCCGAGGCCCGCACCCTGATCGTCGAGGATCCCGCCCAGCTCGCCAAGGCCCTGGAGGTCCGGGGCAAGATGGACAGGCTGGACCAGATCGTCGTGATCCAGGGCTACGAGGGGCAGGAGCCTTCGGTTCTGCCGTGGGAGAAGCTCCGCCAGCTCGGCCGGGAGAATGCCGAGCGGCTCAAAGGGTTCCTGGCCGATCGCGTCGCGTCCACACGCTCGGAGGATACGGCGACCATCGTCTACACCTCCGGGACCACGGGGCCGCCGAAAGGCGTGGTCCAGACCCACGGCAACCACATGGCCATGATGCGGGCCATTGCCGAGACCGGGACGATCACCGCCGAGGACATGGATCTCCTCTTCCTCCCCCTGGCCCACTCCTACGCCCGCTGCGAGGAGTACTTCACCATCTATCACGGTTGCACGACGGCCTTCGCCGAGAACCTGGACAAGGTCGGGGAAAACCTCCGGGAGGTCCGCCCGACCTTCCTCTGCAGCGTCCCCCGGGTGTTCGAGAAGGTGTACGCCAAGATCCTGGCGGGCGTGGAGGCGGGCTCCCCGGTCAAGAAGAAGATCTTCTACTCGGCGCTCGGGGTCGGACGGCAGGTGAGCCAGCTCCGGCAGGCTGGGAAGCCGATTCCGGGAGGGCTCGCGTTCAAGCACCGCATCGCTCACAAGCTGGTGTTTCACAAGCTTCACGTGGCGCTCGGCGGGCGCCTCCGCTTCGCGGTCTCGGGCGGGGCACCGCTGTCGAAGGAGATCGCCGAGTTCTTCCACGCCGCCGGGATCCTGATCCTGGAGGGGTATGGTCTCACCGAGACCTGTCCGTCGATCAGTGTGAACCGGCCGGAGCGCTACAAATTCGGTAGCGTGGGGATCCCGTACCCGGGGGTGGAGCTAAAGATCGCCGCGGACGGGGAGATTCTGGTCCGCGGTCCGAACATCGCCAAGGGATACTTCAAGAAGCCCGACGCGACCGCTGAGGTCTTCGAGCCCGACGGCTGGTTCCACACCGGGGACATCGGCGAGATCGACGCCGACGGCTTCCTCAAGATCACCGACCGGAAGAAGGACCTGATCGTGACGGCCGGGGGGATCAACATCGCGCCCCAGAACATCGAGAACCTCCTGAAGGGGGATCCGTTCGTCAGCCAGGCGATGGTCTACGGCGACCGGCGGCCGTACCCGGTGGCCCTGATCACCGTGAACCCGGAGGAGGTGGCGAAGTTCGCCAAGGAGCAGGGGATCCTCGTGACCGACTACGCCCAGCTCACCAGGCACCCGAAGGTGATCGAACGGGTCGGTCGCACCGTGGAGGAGAAGAACGCCGAGCTCCAGTCCTACGCCAAGATCAAGAAATTCGCGGTCCTGCCCCTGGACTTCAGCCAGGACGGCGGCGAGCTGACGCCGACCCTCAAAGTGAAGCGGAAGGTGGTCGCGGACAAGTACCGGGATGTCCTCGACTCGCTGTATCGCTAA
- a CDS encoding thiolase family protein: MGEPVILAAVRTAVGSENKGLKTVTPGDLGAVVIQEAIKRAGVAPGELDDVIFGNVLAGGGNTARLSLLLAGLPVEVPGMTIDRQCSSSLQCIALAANAIRAGDGEVFVAGGTESMTRRVWLMENNTIDGFSRVPPKFARAQLAPADIDPSMGITAENVAEQFRIAREDQDAFALESQRRAIAAIDAGRFKDEIVPVIIPQRKGDPVVFEADEHPRRDTSLEKLAKLPPVFKPNGTVTAGNSSGIGDGASACVVMDAKRAARMGLSPLARVVATAAAGVHPTTMGIGPIPAVRKVLKKAGLTLDQIDLIELNEAFASQSLAVIRELGLDRARVNVNGGAIALAHPIAATGAKLVATLLYEMRRRQARYGLVTMCVGGGQGLATIFERI, translated from the coding sequence ATGGGCGAGCCGGTGATCCTGGCGGCGGTCCGGACCGCGGTCGGGTCCGAGAACAAGGGCCTCAAGACTGTCACGCCGGGGGACCTCGGCGCCGTCGTCATCCAGGAAGCCATCAAGCGGGCGGGCGTGGCGCCCGGTGAACTCGACGACGTGATCTTCGGGAACGTCCTGGCTGGTGGCGGCAACACGGCGCGGCTGTCGCTCCTCCTGGCCGGGCTCCCGGTCGAGGTCCCCGGGATGACCATCGATCGCCAGTGCTCGTCGTCCCTCCAGTGCATCGCCCTGGCCGCCAACGCCATCCGCGCGGGGGACGGCGAGGTGTTCGTGGCAGGCGGCACCGAGTCCATGACCCGGCGGGTCTGGCTCATGGAGAACAACACGATCGACGGGTTCAGCCGGGTCCCGCCAAAGTTCGCGCGCGCCCAGCTCGCGCCCGCCGACATCGACCCCTCCATGGGCATCACCGCCGAGAACGTGGCCGAGCAGTTCAGGATCGCCCGGGAGGACCAGGACGCCTTCGCCCTGGAGAGCCAGCGGCGCGCGATCGCGGCCATCGACGCCGGGAGGTTCAAGGACGAGATCGTCCCCGTGATCATCCCCCAGAGGAAGGGCGACCCCGTGGTCTTCGAGGCGGACGAGCACCCGCGGCGCGACACCTCCCTCGAGAAGCTCGCCAAGCTCCCGCCGGTCTTCAAGCCGAACGGCACGGTCACCGCGGGCAACTCCTCCGGGATCGGCGACGGCGCCTCGGCCTGCGTCGTGATGGATGCGAAGCGCGCGGCGCGGATGGGGCTCAGCCCGCTCGCGCGGGTTGTGGCGACGGCGGCCGCGGGGGTGCATCCGACCACCATGGGGATCGGGCCCATCCCTGCGGTCCGGAAGGTGCTGAAGAAGGCCGGACTCACCCTCGACCAGATCGATCTGATCGAGCTGAACGAGGCCTTCGCCTCCCAGTCGCTCGCGGTGATCCGCGAGCTGGGCCTGGACCGGGCCAGGGTCAACGTCAACGGCGGAGCCATCGCCCTGGCCCACCCGATCGCGGCGACCGGGGCCAAGCTCGTGGCGACCCTCCTGTACGAGATGCGCCGCCGCCAGGCCCGCTACGGGCTGGTGACGATGTGCGTCGGCGGCGGCCAGGGGCTCGCCACGATCTTCGAGCGGATCTGA
- a CDS encoding polyhydroxyalkanoate synthesis regulator DNA-binding domain-containing protein, with protein MAYVIKRYSNRKLYDIQESRYVTLEELEELIRAGKEISVVDAATGEDLTSVTLAQIILDSERNRRATLPTAFLHQLIKHGEAWQDFVQKSLRSSLEGIITSQRAADRIFREWAARSGLVPPPERTGRGEKGREVAPGVENLKEEVAALKEKLRAVEEKLGRKKGR; from the coding sequence ATGGCCTACGTCATCAAGCGCTACTCGAACCGCAAGCTCTACGATATCCAGGAGAGCCGGTACGTCACGCTCGAGGAGCTGGAGGAGCTGATCCGCGCCGGGAAGGAGATCTCGGTGGTAGACGCCGCGACCGGCGAGGACCTCACCTCGGTGACCCTGGCGCAGATCATCCTCGACAGCGAGCGCAACCGGCGGGCGACGCTCCCGACGGCCTTCCTCCACCAGCTCATCAAGCACGGCGAGGCCTGGCAGGACTTCGTCCAGAAGTCGCTCCGCTCGAGCCTCGAGGGGATCATCACGAGCCAGCGCGCGGCGGACCGGATCTTCAGGGAGTGGGCGGCGCGGTCCGGGCTCGTCCCGCCGCCCGAGCGGACGGGTCGGGGGGAGAAGGGGCGCGAGGTGGCGCCCGGGGTCGAGAACCTCAAGGAAGAGGTCGCGGCGCTGAAAGAGAAACTCCGGGCCGTCGAGGAGAAGCTCGGACGGAAAAAGGGGCGGTGA
- the fabG gene encoding 3-oxoacyl-[acyl-carrier-protein] reductase encodes MKLSGRTALVTGGSRGIGRAIALALAEEGADVAVNYISSEAAAREVAEQIHKLGRRAILAQADVGDYPDTFRMAHEVLKEFGHLDILVNNAGVTSDKTFVKMDHASWRKVLAINLDGVYNCTRVFIDQMVKQSYGRVVNITSVIGQIGNFGQANYAASKAGVAAFTKSLAKELAGKGITVNAVAPGFVETELVQAIPERVRTRLLDQIPLKRFGRAEEVARAVVYLCSADGDYITGAELSINGGLFM; translated from the coding sequence ATGAAGCTCAGCGGGCGCACGGCACTGGTGACGGGAGGCTCACGCGGGATCGGGCGGGCGATCGCCCTGGCGCTGGCGGAAGAGGGCGCGGACGTGGCGGTCAACTACATCTCCAGCGAGGCCGCGGCCCGGGAGGTGGCCGAGCAGATCCACAAGCTCGGCCGCCGGGCGATCCTGGCCCAGGCCGACGTCGGGGATTACCCGGATACCTTCCGCATGGCGCACGAGGTGCTGAAGGAGTTCGGCCACCTGGACATCCTGGTGAACAACGCCGGCGTCACCTCGGACAAGACGTTCGTCAAGATGGACCACGCCTCCTGGCGGAAGGTGCTGGCCATCAACCTGGACGGCGTCTACAACTGCACCAGGGTCTTCATCGACCAGATGGTCAAGCAGAGCTACGGGCGGGTCGTCAACATCACCTCGGTGATCGGCCAGATCGGGAACTTCGGGCAGGCCAACTACGCGGCCTCGAAGGCGGGGGTGGCCGCGTTCACCAAGTCACTGGCCAAGGAGCTGGCAGGCAAGGGCATCACGGTAAACGCGGTGGCTCCCGGGTTCGTCGAGACCGAGCTGGTGCAAGCGATTCCGGAACGCGTGAGAACCCGGCTGCTGGACCAGATCCCGCTGAAGCGCTTCGGGCGGGCGGAAGAGGTGGCCCGCGCGGTCGTCTACCTCTGTTCGGCGGACGGGGACTACATCACGGGGGCCGAGCTCTCGATCAACGGCGGCTTATTCATGTGA